The window CGCCGTGTCCGTATCCATGACCATAAGGATACCCTACTCCGGGATAGCTGCCATAGGGATCTACTCGTTTTTCCTCATAAGGATTTTCGGCCAAGTAACCATTCATTTCATTGTTGATAAAAGACATACCTTTTCCTCCTTAGAATTTTGTTATAATTTTGTAAGCTCAATCAATCATATGCAAATGCGGATAGAAATGCTGGGCGATTATCTTGCAAACAAAAGAAATAGGCGTTTTACCTACTTAAAAATAAAGGGAATTTTATTGGATAGATGGCATGTTGCATGGGGGGATTAACAGTGCTTGACCAAATTCGAGGAGGATTGTTTGGAGCGGCAGTCGGCGATGCGCTCGGAGCGACTACCGAATGTATGAATAAAGAAGAAATTCAAGAAAAGTACGGGAAAATCAAAACGATTATCGGAGGCGGCTGGCTGACACTAGATCCGGGGGAGGTAACGGATGATACGGACATGATGATTGCCGTTGCCAACGGAATCACCCAAAGTCCGGAAAACCCGATTCCGGCTATTGGAGAGGAGTTTTTAAAATGGTATCGTCGGAATCCACGGGGAGTTGGCCGAACGATAAGCCTTGTTCTTTCTCAGTATCAGGGGGATTGGTTTCAAACGGCGTTTCACGTTCATTGTGCGCAGCAAGGAAAAAGCAGCGGCAACGGATCTTTAATGAGATGCCTCCCGGTGGCGCTTGCTTATTCCGATCAAGAGATGATGGAGAAGATTACCTTTCTGCAGTCAAAGATGACCCATTACGCCGATGAAGCGGCAGAAGCTTGCTTGATCTATAACAGAATAGCGTTTCGTTTGTTAAAGGGAGAAAATCTTAAAACGTCCCTGAAAGAAGAAATAATGAATACATCCTATTCTTCTGTTTGCTTTCGTAAAGAGCCGGATTGTCCTCCTGATGGCTATGTTGTCCATACGTTGATATGGGTATTGCATTGGCTTTGGAATTGCCATACGTTTGAAGAAGTAGTGATCGAAGCGGCTAACAGGGGCGGGGACAGCGATACCATTGCTTCCATTGCCGGTGGACTGAAAGGGCTGGAAGCGGGGTTTCATCGTTTACCTCGCAGGTTTACAGAGATATTGCGGGTCAAGCAAGAATTAGAATTATTATCAGAAAAACTGTACGCTGTTAGACAGCGGATATAGGTCTTTTTTAGAGATCTCAATCTGTACTGTTTTGTTTTTGAGAGGGCAAAATTCCAGTATGATTATGATTCTTTTAAAAGATATGGTTTCATAAATAAAAAGAGCCAAGGCTTCGCGATTCTAAAAAGTCGAGAAGCCGATGGCCTTTTTTATACAATGTCTGTGATTACCAGCCAAAGCCGCCCCCAAACGGGTAACCGAATCCTCCGTATCCTCCGTATCCGTAGGGGTACCCATAACCAAAGCCTGGACCGTATAAGAAAGGAGAAAGTAAAGCTGCTGAAGTCAAACCTCCTAAAAATCCACCGAAAAATGGTCTTCCAAACCCAAACCCGAATGGCCTCCCAAATCCGAAAGGTCTTCCGAACCCAAACCCAAATGGTCTTCCAATTATTCTTTCGTCACTTGTCACATCAGGGTGCATTTTCATTCCTCCTCATTTTACTTAGCTTAACAGCTCACT of the Bacillus smithii genome contains:
- a CDS encoding ADP-ribosylglycohydrolase family protein, with the translated sequence MLDQIRGGLFGAAVGDALGATTECMNKEEIQEKYGKIKTIIGGGWLTLDPGEVTDDTDMMIAVANGITQSPENPIPAIGEEFLKWYRRNPRGVGRTISLVLSQYQGDWFQTAFHVHCAQQGKSSGNGSLMRCLPVALAYSDQEMMEKITFLQSKMTHYADEAAEACLIYNRIAFRLLKGENLKTSLKEEIMNTSYSSVCFRKEPDCPPDGYVVHTLIWVLHWLWNCHTFEEVVIEAANRGGDSDTIASIAGGLKGLEAGFHRLPRRFTEILRVKQELELLSEKLYAVRQRI